From a single Nicotiana tomentosiformis chromosome 2, ASM39032v3, whole genome shotgun sequence genomic region:
- the LOC104106992 gene encoding chorismate mutase 1, chloroplastic, with protein MEAQLLKLPSPSLTSTNSSKHSNLLARQKWSNFCKFQLPNSGSTITIRPLQASATSLGLGPKNRIDETESYTLDGIRNSLIRQEDSIIFSLVERAQYCYNAETYDPDVFVMDGFHGSLVEYIVKETEKLHAKVGRYKSPDEHPFFPKELPEPMLPPMQFPKVLHSIADSININVKIWEMYFKNLLPRLVKEGDDGNFGSTAVCDTICLQVLSKRIHYGKFVAEAKFRASPDVYKAAIRAQDSNGLMDLLTYPTVEEAITRRVEMKTRTYGQEFNINGPENGGDPVYKIKPSLVAELYGDWIMPLTKEVQVEYLLRRLD; from the exons ATGGAAGCTCAATTGTTAAAACTCCCTTCTCCTTCCTTAACAAGTACCAATTCTTCAAAACACAGTAACCTTTTAGCCCGTCAAAAATGGTCAAATTTTTGTAAGTTTCAATTACCCAATTCAGGTAGTACCATTACTATTCGCCCCCTTCAAGCTTCTGCTACTTCTCTTGG ACTTGGGCCAAAGAATAGAATAGATGAGACGGAAAGTTACACTCTTGATGGTATAAGGAACTCTTTAATTCGACAAGAAGATAGCATAATATTCAGCCTTGTAGAGAGAGCTCAGTACTGTTACAATGCAGAGACGTATGATCCTGATGTTTTTGTGATGGATGGGTTCCATGGCTCTTTGGTTGAATATATtgtcaaagaaactgaaaagctTCATGCTAAG GTTGGAAGATATAAAAGCCCTGATGAGCACCCATTCTTCCCTAAAGAATTACCTGAGCCAATGTTGCCACCCATGCAGTTCCCAAAG gTTTTGCATTCAATTGCTGATTCCATAAATATCAATGTCAAAATATGGGAGATGTATTTCAAGAATCTCCTCCCAAGATTAGTAAAGGAAGGCGACGATGGTAATTTTGGATCTACAGCAGTTTGTGACACTATTTGCTTGCAG GTCCTGTCGAAGAGAATTCATTATGGGAAATTTGTCGCTGAAGCAAAATTTCGAGCCTCACCAGATGTCTATAAGGCTGCCATAAGAGCACAA GACAGCAACGGACTGATGGATTTGTTGACCTACCCTACTGTTGAAGAGGCTATCACGAGGAGAGTAGAAATGAAAACCAGAACTTATGGACAAGAATTTAACATCAATGGACCGGAAAATGGAGGTGACCCAGTGTACAAAATAAAACCAAGCCTAGTTGCTGAGTTGTACGGCGACTGGATCATGCCATTGACAAAGGAAGTTCAAGTTGAGTATCTTCTAAGAAGACTGGattag